The sequence GGCGACGTGGTGCCCTACTGTGCGCCAAGCCACACCCGATTTTCCGTCGGTAGTGGTGTGATTTCCGCTTCACGGGCCTGATCTCGCTGAAGCAGGCGCTGTGTGATACTTTCCTGCAAGTGCCGATGCTCCTGGGCGAGCCGCTGCATCTCTTCACCCATGATGAGGTGATCAGTACGGACTCGACGCGCCGCTTCTCGGGTCTGGGAATGCCCCAAAAGGCCCGTGCGCGGCGACCTCATCGTCGACTTCCCGATCGAGTTTCCGAAAACGATGTCAGAGTGGGCCAGATCCTCGCTCTAGTTAATCTTGCCCTGCTCCCCATAAGACTACAAGCTTATGGGGTGCAGGGCAAGAGGAATTAGAGTGGGGAACTGCCCTTCTGTGACATCGTTTTCGTAATCTCAATCAGAAAGTTTACGATGAGGTCGCCGCGGCACGAGCCGTTTATCGGATGGGACAGTCCCTGTCCCGGGAAGCGGTGCGTGGAGTCCGCGCTGATCACCTCACTCTGGGTGGACAGATGCATCAGCTCCCCCAAGAGCGTCGGCACTTCCAGGAGGGTATCGCACAACGCCTGCTTCAGCGAAATCAGATCTGTGTAGCGTAGATCGCACCCCTCCCGGCGGAAGATCGGGTGAGGCTTGTCCCGAAGAACGAACCCCAAGTCGCCGACGTGGGCGTGGGACTGCTCCATCAGTCGTGGCGGCCTCATCGTCGACTTCTCCATCGAATTCCCGAATAGATGTCGCAGATGGCCAGATACTCTACTTCCTCTTGCTCTGCTCCCCATGAGTCGCTGCCACATCGAAATTGACGGCGTTTTCAAGTACATCACATTGTATTCCCCACTATAACATATCCAGAATTCGAGTTTCGTCATCAAAAAATCCACGAAAGAAACGGTTGGGTATAGTTAATTAGATGTATCAGGACTAAGCGTCGGTGGAGCGTGTCTTCAACTGAGGATTGTGTGAAAGCGCACTCTTGGCGCTGCTTGATGGATTAGTGTACTTGGAGCGGAACCGGTTAGAGAgctttaaaacaaaaaaccataAACACCTCCTGAAAAATTCGCTGTTcccaaaatataaaaaaaaataaaataaaatagaaactCCTTAATTCCGACAAGTTCTCTTGGGCAGCTCgctataaaatatataaatgaaattataatcaaaacaGAAACAAATATATCCCTATATATTCTTTACGCTTCTTTGGGCAGCTTTAagatatgaaaatatttacaagGCTGACCAAAACTTACCTTTTTTAAACTTCAAAAGGTGAACATTTCGTCATCGTAGCTCTGCAACTATGAGAGTAATCGCCTAAAAACTGTCAGGCAGATAAAAGCTGATTCAGAATATTCATATATACTTATAGATGTATTCCTACCCAGTCGGAAATAAATACATTCCGGAACTCGTTCTTTCATTATGAAATGATCACCAGAAACGTGTGCCGAAATAGCTCATGATTACATTAAAAACGACGTTTTTTAATGGTTGCAACTAATGATATATAGTTTTATTATGAACATTAGGTTCTTGTCCATCTTTGATTTTAGTATACCATTTGCGTTATATTATAATGGTTACGtatgtttaatttttgaattatGCACTGCATTATCGTTTCAATTgcttaattatttaattaactCAAACTATAATTTGTGTACAGGTCTACGCAGACAAGCTTTTGCATTGTATTAAgtttatatttattgactATATTTATTAATGATCATTAGTTTCTTTTATGTTCATATAATATTAATGGTATGTGTCATAATAACTTACGCATATTTTTTTAGAGTTCAAAAAATGTACAGAATACTAAAAGTAGTTGATGCTTGATGTCAGCTAAACAGTAAGAGCACAAACAAGGGaactaaattaattaaaaagaaagCTGCTGAGAGTGAAAGTAAAATCAAACGAACATACAAATTTAAAGTTTTGTaatacattttagtaaaaCATAAAGTGATTGCCAAACGCGGCATAAAAAGTATCTTTGGACAACTTTTAAGAGAATTTGGATCAGGTTTCTTTTGCAGAAGTACGAATTAAACACAAAGCTTTTAAGGATAAATTATTGCCAGGGTTGCTACGTCTATTatgtaatttaatttgtaaCTCTAAAAATCAATATATACAAATTCTTTTATGCGCCCGGCGGCGTTTGTTATGTGTCATAATCATCCTGTTGCGAGCTAAAGTAGCTAACCAAACCACTAAACTCGCCCACGGCAGGTGCTCCCGCTGCGGATGGTGGAGCTCTGGTGTCATGGGCCGATCCCGAGTCATCCTCGGCGATGGCAGCCGGTGAACTTGTGGATTCCGCCGGAATCGTCACCTCACCCACTGCAGCGATCGGTGATTTCCTAATGGGGTACGCCTCCAGGGTGGTCAGCTTTTTGCTGGTTATCACAGAGGTCACTGATGGCTTGTGGCTACCGGCTTCGCTGGGTATTGCTGCTGGAGGTGCTGCGGCGGGTGGTGGACCAGCCGTCGGTGTTGGAGGTGCTGGGGGCAGGGTCTTTCCGTGCGTCAGAGTGGTGACCGAGTGATTCGTTGGCGTCACCGCAGGCGGAGCACTTACAATCACCGAACTTGGCGCCGCATGGGCAGAAGGAGTGGTCAGCGGTGGGGGCGGCGGATAGTAGCCATATGGGGAATATCCACCTGtaacatataaatttaataaaattaatgagTGCATATTTCTGAACATTTGTAAACGCAGCAATAGGCTACCTCCCATTAAGCGAGGATACGGAATAGTTCTCCTCCTTCTATGCCGCCACGCGTACAGTGTACAGCGGTACAAGCAGCGGTCGATATTGTTTCTTAATCGACGTGTGTGTGCCAACCGCTGTGCTGTGACGGCAGAGGCTAAGCAGTACTATTCCCTATGCCCGCTTAATGGGACGCTACCGACTATAAAACAATTTCACTAAGATGCTTACGTGCTCCGGCCGCGTAGTCAACAGATCCTGGGCGCATACCACCAGGACCTGGAGGTCCGCCGATACGAGGCGAGTAGTTGGGATTGCCATAAATGGGGGGTGCCCTGTGGAAAAATCAGTTGTTAAATCGATTTGACAATTACAAAAACAATCCAGCTCACCTGTAGGGGTTCAGATGAGACGATGCATGCCTAGCTGGTGGCGGTCCCGAGCCGAAGACTCCTCCCAAGGGTGGGCCAGGAGGTCCACCGTGATGCTCGGCTCCGTGAAGATAAGGCGGCCTTGAATTGGACGCTCCGCCGCTTGCCGTGGATGTGGGTGGCACCGATCCCCGCAGTGGCGGCGGCGGTCCATAGGTGGGTCGCAGGGATGCGTGGGCTGGAGGCAAACCAGGCGGCATCTGTGGTCGCAGGAGATGTCTAGGCGGTCCAGACGGCGATGAGGGGGAACGGGAGCCAGGGCTAGGTTGCTGGCTAGCCACTTGGCTGTAGAATCGAGCCAGTTCTGCGCTGCTGGGATACATGCCACCGGGGGGTCCGTGACTTCTTCCATGTGGCGGAGGGAGGTGCGCCGGCATCCGGGTGATCACAGAGGCTTGCGGATTGGGCGGACTGGCGGCAGCATCCTCGTGCGGCTTGAAGAGTGGCTGTCCCTTGCCCTTTTCCGGAGCAACTGGTCCCGGAGTTGATGAGGATGTGGCCGCCGTAACAGCCGCCGCCGTTTGCTGCTTCTGCAACTGATCCCTGAGTGGTGTCACCTTTTTCCGTCTGCCTCTTGGCTTGGAATCAGGTGCCGTGTTACCCGCTGCTGTCTCGGGTGGACGTACTGCAGCCGAGGCGGCCGACGATTGCATAAGATGAGCAGCGGCCGCCGCCGCCGCGGCAGATGGCATGGACATTACCAGAGGCAGGTGCTGGGCAGCTCCGGGGCCGGTAGGATAATTGCCACAGCCCAGCGGCTGACCAAGAGGAGCGGAGAGGGCGTTCTGCAGCAGATGCATGGCCTGTGGTGGGGGAACAGTCTGCGACAGATGGCGCTGTAGCATTGGGTGTGGGGGCAGCAGGGACGCGGAAGGATGCCCATGGCCGGGGAACGGATGGCGCAAAAGCGGCGGATGCATGGTGGGCATGGGAAGACGCTTTCGGTGTGGCTCCTGCAAACCAGATGCACTGTGTACGGGAGTAGGATTCGATGCTGGCGTCGCCTCGGGCGTTGGCTTGCTGGATTGCTTGGACTTGGAGGGTGTAGTGCGCAGAACTTCCTCTGCTCCAGGTAACTCGCGAGCGGCCACCGCCGCGCTGAACTGCTCTTCCTCCTCAACCATTCGGGCAATGGCGTCTTCCATGTCCTCCGGCAAGTCGTCGGGCAGCTCAGCGTCGTCCAGCTCCGACTCGTCTACGTCGTCCAGATCGCCAATTGTCTCTCCCTTGCGTTGCAGGTAATCGATGTCCAGCACCTTGGCCTGCCGAATCACTGAGAGCGGTACCGTTGAGAGCGAATCCCCGCCAGCTGTCTTGCCCGGTGTGCGTTTCTCCGGCACCGTGGCGCCCGACTTAATGGGTTTGAGACGTGGTGTAGCCGCCAGTTTGGCACCTTCTGCATTCTTCTCTGCCAGCATACGCTTGATCTCCTCCTGTCGCTGGATGAACTTTTGTCGCTCCTCAGGTGGCGTGTCTGGCCGATGGACGCCGGGTTTGATGCCGCCATCAGAGCTGTCGTCGTCTGGattgaaaatataattaaagtAGATGATAAAAGTTATCACATTAAGTACTTACCATCCTCGATGTAGGCGTATCGGCGTCCACGGGTGCGAGTACGATCATCGGAAGCTGCGCCATCCTCTTCCTCGGAGGACGCCGGCTTTTTCTTCTTGGCCTTGCCTTTTCCCTTTCCCTTGCCTGCCTGCGATGCGGATGCACTCGATTTCAGAGGCTGGGAACGGGGCTGCTTGCCAGATCCCTTGCCCGACAAGGGTGCACCCTCGCCATCCTCGTCGTCCTCATCCTCCTCCTCGCCAAGATCGCTCTCGCTGATGTCGTCGTCGGAGTACTCCAGTCGCTTCACTTTCTTCGCAGGTTGGGTGACTGGCTTCTTCAACTTGGGTGACTTCCTGGCGATGCCAACTGCCGAACTTGACTTTTTAGCGGCCGCCGCCTTTTTCTTCTTGGACGAAGGATTCCAGGTGCCATCCTCACTCTCGGAAGTGTTGTCGTCGCACAAATCGGCACTGTCTACGTTTTCGGACAACTCATTATCGTCGTCATCTTCGGTTTTGGTTTCCGTGTAGTCCGAATCCTCCTTCTTCTTTTTCTTGGACTTTGTAATGCGTCGCTATATTTTGAAAACCGTGAATTTTTCAGGAGGTATATatagttttttgttttaaaactCTCTATCCGTTCCCGCTCCATGTACATTCGTCCATCAAGCAGCGCCAAGATGGCGCTTTCACGCAATTCTCAGTTGAAGACACAGTCCACCGACGCTCAATCCTGATACATCTAATTAACTATAACCACCAACCGTTTCTTTCGTGGATTTTTTGATTGCGAAACTCGAATCCTGGATATGTTATCGTGGGGAATACAATGTTATATACTTGAAAACGCCGTCGATGTGGCAGCGACTCATGGGGAGCAGAGCAAGGGGAAGTAGAGTATCTGGCCATCTGCGACATCTATTCGGGAATTCGATGGAGAAGTCGACGATGAGGCCGCCGCGACTGATGGAGCAGTCCCACGCCCACGTCGGCGACTTGGGGTTCGTTCTTCGGGACAAGCCTCACCCGATCTTTCGCCGGGAGGGGTGCGATCTACGCTACACAGATCTGATTTCGCTGAAGCAGGCGTTGTGCGATACCCTCCTGGAAGTGCCGACGCTCTTGGGGGAGCTGATGCATCTGTCCACCCAGAGTGAGGTGATCAGCGCGGACTCCACGCACCGCTTCCCGGGACAGGGACTGTCCCATCCGATAAACGGCTCGTGCCGCGGCGACCTCATCGTAAACTTTCTGATTGAGATTACGAAAACGATGTCACAGAAGGGCAGTTCCCCACTCTAATTCCTCTTGCCCTGCACCCCATAAGCTTGTAGTCTTATGGGGAGCAGGGCAAGATTAACTAGAGCGAGGATCTGGCCCACTCTGACATCGTTTTCGGAAACTCGATCGGGAAGTCGACGATGAGGTCGCCGCGCACGGGCCTTTTGGGGCATTCCCAGACCCGAGAAGCGGCGCGTCGAGTCCGTACTGATCACCTCATCATGGGTGAAGAGATGCAGCGGCTCGCCCAGGAGCATCGGCACTTGCAGGAAAGTATCACACAGCGCCTGCTTCAGCGAGATCAGGCCCGTGAAGCGGAAATCACACCACTACCGACGGAAAATCGGGTGTGGCTTGGCGCACAGTAGGGCACCACGTCGCCCTCCTTTGGAAAGATGATACTGGTGTCCCCTTCCAGCCCGGAGATATCGCGATGTTCAGTGGCTTCTCCCGTTGAATCACACGGCCGCTTGATGGCGAGATGGTTTTTTCCTCCAGTGTCACAAAAAGGTCATATTCTTTCGCCGGAGTCTTTGGCAGTCAACCGCTGTCGTCGTTGTCGGAGAACTCGGAGCACATGGTTCTGATGGATTTCTAATTAATGGCctaagaatttaaaataagatgcactttttaaaatacctTGAAAATATGTTGTACGATTAGATCCAAAGGCACAATTTGGTTAAACAGAAATGTCTACGGTGACTATGCCTATAGCTTGTCAcaagaaat is a genomic window of Drosophila suzukii chromosome 2L, CBGP_Dsuzu_IsoJpt1.0, whole genome shotgun sequence containing:
- the LOC136117857 gene encoding uncharacterized protein translates to MLAEKNAEGAKLAATPRLKPIKSGATVPEKRTPGKTAGGDSLSTVPLSVIRQAKVLDIDYLQRKGETIGDLDDVDESELDDAELPDDLPEDMEDAIARMVEEEEQFSAAVAARELPGAEEVLRTTPSKSKQSSKPTPEATPASNPTPVHSASGLQEPHRKRLPMPTMHPPLLRHPFPGHGHPSASLLPPHPMLQRHLSQTVPPPQAMHLLQNALSAPLGQPLGCGNYPTGPGAAQHLPLVMSMPSAAAAAAAAHLMQSSAASAAVRPPETAAGNTAPDSKPRGRRKKVTPLRDQLQKQQTAAAVTAATSSSTPGPVAPEKGKGQPLFKPHEDAAASPPNPQASVITRMPAHLPPPHGRSHGPPGGMYPSSAELARFYSQVASQQPSPGSRSPSSPSGPPRHLLRPQMPPGLPPAHASLRPTYGPPPPLRGSVPPTSTASGGASNSRPPYLHGAEHHGGPPGPPLGGVFGSGPPPARHASSHLNPYRAPPIYGNPNYSPRIGGPPGPGGMRPGSVDYAAGARGYSPYGYYPPPPPLTTPSAHAAPSSVIVSAPPAVTPTNHSVTTLTHGKTLPPAPPTPTAGPPPAAAPPAAIPSEAGSHKPSVTSVITSKKLTTLEAYPIRKSPIAAVGEVTIPAESTSSPAAIAEDDSGSAHDTRAPPSAAGAPAVGEFSGLVSYFSSQQDDYDT
- the LOC139353314 gene encoding myb-like protein V; this encodes MSQMARYSTSPCSAPHESLPHRRRFQRRITKSKKKKKEDSDYTETKTEDDDDNELSENVDSADLCDDNTSESEDGTWNPSSKKKKAAAAKKSSSAVGIARKSPKLKKPVTQPAKKVKRLEYSDDDISESDLGEEEDEDDEDGEGAPLSGKGSGKQPRSQPLKSSASASQAGKGKGKGKAKKKKPASSEEEDGAASDDRTRTRGRRYAYIEDGKYLM